A window of Malania oleifera isolate guangnan ecotype guangnan chromosome 2, ASM2987363v1, whole genome shotgun sequence genomic DNA:
AGGTGGACCCCATAGTGCCACGACAGCAATAGGCCCCCATGTTGCCACATCAACAAACGGCGTCACTAACGCCGTCAGGAATATACCGTCAGTCATAGGAATATTTCGTTATAATTGACTAGATTTGACCAAGAGTTTGACCGAACTTTTCGAAGCCATTTCGGGTCCATTTTTTGAACGAATtaagccatttctagggtttttgacCATTTTGGATCCAACCGTACTACCTgtttgagctaattccatattTAGATTAGAGAATTGATATGTCAAATGAAAAGAACTTTTAAATCGAGATGTTTGACAGCACGAACTTCGatttctggaaaatgcagattGAGGACTACTTGTTTGGCAAGGAGTTGCATTTTTCATTGGAggagaagccagaatccatgaaggagagcgagtgggagtttCTTGATCGAAAAGTTCTTAGAGCTATTAGaatgacgttggcaaagtctgttgtctttaacatcaagcacttgacaaccaccaagtcccttataGATGCGCTATCCAATATGTACGAATAACCATCAGCCGTGAATAAGGTACATCTAATGAAAATATTACTTACCATGAGCATATCTGTAGGTGAAATTTTTAGCAAACAcctgaataatttcaatgagctgttagatcaactcgcctcggttggaattacatttgatagtgagatctgtgccctactgattctcagtcaacTGCctaagagttggaaaggtattgttactgcgatcagtagctctgCACGAAAATCGAAGCTAAAGTACGATGAggtcatcagcatgattttgatggaagaGATTGGAATGCATTCGaacaatgcctccacttcaagttcagccttgaatgTGGAAAGCCAAGGAAAGGGAAGCaggcatggatgatcaaacaatCGCGACAGATCTAGGACCAGGAGGTCTAGATCCAAAAATCTTAGAGGTTCCCAAGGCACAAAGAACGTTGAGTGATGGAATTGTGGAAAGGTCGAGTATTTCATAAACCAATGCAAAAGTCTAAGAAAGGAATCTGAGGCGAAGACAGAAGCAATCTCGCCTCTTCCTCAGGAGAAAAAGATGCATTGATATGCTCTCTGCAGAGAAagtaggagtcttgggtcttagactccggagcttcatttcatgccacttgctataaagattgcctagaggagtacacaccaggtaattttggtaaggtgtaccttggcaacgatcaaccttgcgacataaccGACAAGGAAGTTGTGAAGATCCATATAAACGGGTTGGTATAGAAGCTCAAGGATATCAGATATATTCTAGacctaagaaagaatttgatctcaattGGTCAACTGGCAAATTAGGGATACACGACGACATTCATtagcgatgaatggaaagtttcaaagggtgtactaacgattgcaagaggtaagaaaagtgaaacactttatctaacctccaatgcctccatgtctattttaaTTACTGCAAGAAATGAtaacagcaacatctggcaccaacgactcgGTTACATGAGCAAGAAaagactcagggtgatgcacttaaAGAGAAAATTGAGTAGTCTATAGTCAGTGCaaattgacatgtgtgaggattacATATTTATAAAACATAAGAGAGTTAGTTTCCATAAAAACACCTGTGTCCCAAAGAAAaagagactagaactagtccactcataTGTGTGGGGACTGACACCCATCTCATCCATAGGCAGAAAGAATTACTTCGTCACGTTCATTGATGATCATtctcggaaggtatgggtttaatTTTTGAAGTATAAGTCAGACGTCTTTGATGCTTTCAAAGTATGGAAAGttatggttgaaaatgaaactggtttgagaATTAAGAAGCTGAAAACAAACAACGATGATGGGTATGAAGACACcaggttcaagaaattctgctatgagcacgATATTAGGATGGAAAAAACTATGTCAAGTATGCCTCCGCACAACGGTGTAGCAAAGCGGATGAACTGAACGTTAACTGAAAGAGTCAGAAGCATGTGTATACAATCAGGCTTACCATTGCAGTTATGGGCAGAAGCAGTCGGCACAGCAGTGTACTTGATTAACAggggtccatcagtaccattggaccacCGTATACCACAAGAGGTATGAAGtggaaaagaggtgagactttcacatttgaaagtttttggttgtattgcatatgtacatatcaatgatcatgttagAAAACAAAAAGTTTATCAGAAGCAGAGACGCGATTTTCAAcaaaaaggtgatgtacaaataCAAGCACACAACAGAATCCACCGAACTAGTTCAGATAAAGTTAACctatgtagatatggatgatgtccCAGAATGTATCGGGAAACAATAgaagaatgccgagaatcctcggGTGGAGGAACTAGTGGAGCATATCgtcgcaccaccacctcctactccagctttggagcttaggagatctactcggccccatgtaccaaacagaaggtatatagattacttacttcttacagatggagaagatcctgaatgctatgatgaagcatgttatgtggtagatacgagcaagtgggagcttgcgaagAAGGACGAAATGAAATCCCTCACCTCCAAtagaacgtgggaactagctgagttgcccaaaggtaagaagatCCTTCACGACAAGTGGGTGTGcaggatcaaagaggagcatgacagcTCTAGGAAGTACAAGGCTGGGTTGGTAGTCAAAAGCTTCGAAcaaaaggaagggattgactacaccgacatctttgcaccagttgtgaagctgacaaccattagatcagtcttgagcattgttgcctcagAAGGCCTATATctcgagcagttagatgtgaagacaacatttcttcataGTGATCTTGATGAAAAAATTTACATGCATCAGTCAAAAGGATTCTCAGAGAAAGGTTAAGAGAATCTAGTGTGCAGGTTGATGAAAagcttgtacggtctcaaacaagctcctagacaatGGTATCGAAAATTTGATGGCTTTATGCACGagaatgattttctaaagtgCAACGCCGACCAttattgctacttcaagaggtatcagtatGGCTCTATCATTCTGTTATTATACATGCTAATCGTAgtaccagatatagaagagatcaagaaattgaagcagcaattgtcaaaaGAGTTTGACGTGAAGGACTTAGGCTCAGCGAAGTAGATACTTGGAATGCTGATCTCTAGAGATAAGTGACAGGGAACGTTGCAATTATCTCAATCGGAGTACATTAGCCGTGTTTTAcaaaggtttaacatgagcagtgccaaagcagtaaatacaccattggagGGATactttcgcctctccaaggatTAGGTTCCCTAGaaaatgaagagaaggacttcatcgCTAAGGTACCTTACACCTCAACCATTGGAAGTTTCATGTACGCCATGGTTTGTACCAGACTggacattggccaagcagtgggagtaGTAAGTAGGTTCATGTCAAATCCaaggaagactcactgggaagcagtgaagtggatcttcaggtacctcagaggcactgttgataagtgcttatgtttcggCAAAAAAGACTTGAAATTCAAAGGGTACGTAAATGCCAATTTTTCTTGTGAAGTTGATCACCACAGGAGCACCACCAAATATGTGTTCATTattggcacaacagctgttagttggatatCGAAGATACAAAAGATTAttgccctatccactacagaagctgagtacgtaacaatgacagaagccagtaaagagatgatttggcttcaggatttgttgacagagcttggattaaagcaaGAGAGGAATTTTTTGTACAGCGACAGTCAgggtgcgatacatctggcaaagaactttgtatttcattccagaaccaaacatattggactgtgttatcacttcatcagatctctattagaaGATGGAGTACTgacacttgaaaagattcaaaGTAGCAGGAATCCAACTGACATGTTGatgaaggtggtgactacagagaaactgaagttgtgctcaacttcagttggtcttcatgcttgaagacagataTGAGTGCATCATTTGCCTAGACACTTGTTGAGATGatgtctccgtctccaagtgggagattgttgagattgCAGGTGTGGAGTCGTCGGCAGCAGCACCTCCCCCGCAGTTTACGTTGAAATTGGAGACCTGCAGCAAATGGAGACCAACAGCCCTCCACCAACCTTGCCTACCATGGCTGACATTAAGCCACCGTGTTTGAATCTCTTGTTAACCACTCCACCTccccatggctatatatatagcaGTGTGTTGGGTTGTAGTGTGTGCTGAGTGAGAAGTGCAGTGTGTAGTGTTGTGCACAGAGTGGTGTGTGTAGAGTAGAGAGTTGTGGTgagatagagagatagagagacagagagagttgagcagtgtggcTCTTTCTTGTATTATTCTCTCGATATAGTAAAGTGGTGTGTattccgtggacgtaggttgatTCGACCGAAttacgtaaatccggtgttccattttgtttgtttatatttcgtGTGTGATTATTGCTCCAGGATTCAACCCCAACAGTTATCGCCTAAGTGCCTATAGAAAATTTGATTCAATGACATGAATAGACTGGAACACTCTTCTGATGACATATGATGCTTGTGATGCCAGGCCACTTTCGATTGTCTTCTAAAAACATACGTTTCCTGACACCGGATTTCTAGAGGGAGACCTGTTTTACAAAGTCCCCTTTCCAAGAATACACTGATATGCCAGGAAAGCAAACAAAATCCCTCCTTATTGAAGAAGAGAGTGGTAGCTTAATCAGGCGCTGATCCATTTTCAAGAATCAAATTTTGATGTGTTTTGATGGGGGTTATTTTATTCTTCAGGAGTTCCACTATGACATTTCTTTCCCTCTTTTGGTATCTTGTATATTTTTAGATTGGCTTATGGTTATatagttcaattttttttcattttggcaGGCTCTTATGCTCATCTCTAGCCAGTCCAACAAATCTCCTTTTATTCAGTTAAAATTTTGAACGTAGTTATCCTGGGTTTTCTTAAATATAAGTTTTCCAGGATACTTTTATAGCCATGGAATGAAGCGTTGGCCTTTTTAGAGAGTCGATTTAACCTTTACAAATTGTACTCGTAGCTCCAGTCCCCCAGTTTGTAGTCTGTACCCACCAACGCCCGCCCTACACCACATTTTCCGCAGGATAAAAGCCAAACGTGGCAACAGTTCATTGGTCACAACTTGAATTTGGATAAGCGAAGTGGATGACCTCGGAGCCCCATTTTCCCCCTAAAGAGTGGTGGAGAGGGAGTGTGCTTAAGAGTTGGTTCTAAATAATAGAACACATACTCAAAACTCAGGACGGAAGATAGTTTATCGCTTCTCAGGCTGCAGAGAGATACATGGCTTCCCTGACCATGACTGCCTCGCTCCAGGGCTGCTCAGCCTCAATCATAACCAAGCACCCTTCACCTGCCGGTGGTCGTCGAGGGGTGGTTGCCATGGCGAAGGCCTCCAACGATGGACCGGAAACAGCCAACCGTCACATCAAAAGCAACAGAATGGACGAAGAGGGCCGCGGTGGGAGGAGAGAGCTGGTGTTTGCTGCCGCAGCTGCTGCTGCCGCCGTGTCCTCCGTTGCGAAGGTTGCCATGGCCAACGAGCCGGTCCGAGGGTCTTTCGAAGCCAAGAAGAAGTATGCTCCCGTTTGCGTTACGATGCCCACTGCTCGCATATGTCACAAGTAAAAAGCAAGATCATGATCTTCTCAACGGAGAGGTTAAAATGGCTGGACAAATTTATAGATTGTGATCATTGCTATGTTGTGCTTCCCTTTCCTGTTTTAAGTATCATGTTATCTGACTTCTTTTGATTAAATATAATTCTATATTGACATGAATTTCGCATTAACAAATAGGATTATATTTTAAGTTGCATCCACTTCACAATTATGCAGTTGCCATTCAAAAGCTGAATTTAAGCACAAGTGTATATACAGCTTGAAAGAAGTTTAACATCAAACATGTTATCCCTGACTTTCAATCTCTCAGCATATTACTCCTGGTTGGTTTTTGAATCTGACCTAAAATGGAATCAAATCTTAAAATGAAATTGCATTCTTGTGTTTGATTTGCAGAATTAAGGACGAAATACGATTCCTGCGAATGAAAGAATCACGATTCCAATCAGGCTGGAGTCCATCTTTATTTCATAAAATCAGATTCATTTTAtgctcaaaaaaaaattttaaataataataatatatgctgataatactaattattactactattataataaaaataataattgcgacaataataaatacaatttatCATTTTATGTTATAAAAAAGgccaaaataatgataattattattttaataataataaaatagtatttattattgtaaaataataagagcaacaagaataataaataaaagggaaaaaattattattgttattattattattattatgaatttaaggataataattattataaaaatagtaaagtagtaataacaacaataaaaaataatatttgcactaataataatcactattatgaaaataattaaaaaataataatcaaacaaaatcaactaataataattgttattattataaaaacaataaaaactaataataattacaataacaataataacaactaataataatattaataaaaaaattttaaaaaataattattgttgttttaaggacaataattattacaaaaataataaaaaataatagcaaCTAATAAAActacaatgaaaataatatttattattacaaAATAATGATAAcaagagaaataataataaacattaactaaagtaaaaaataataacaattattattttaaggataataattattataaaaataataaaaacacaaataacaacaataaaaaataataattagacCAATAACTatcactattatgaaaataataaaacaaaaacaacaacaaataatattaattatttattattattattattattattataaaaaatagcAACTAATAATGATTACAATAGCAATAATAAAaactaatattaatatttatttctatcaaaataataataacaatgaaaaataata
This region includes:
- the LOC131147841 gene encoding photosystem II 5 kDa protein, chloroplastic, with product MASLTMTASLQGCSASIITKHPSPAGGRRGVVAMAKASNDGPETANRHIKSNRMDEEGRGGRRELVFAAAAAAAAVSSVAKVAMANEPVRGSFEAKKKYAPVCVTMPTARICHK